The genomic interval taaaaaatagacacaaaatcaggcacaaataaaacattcactacaatataacaaaattatcataaaaaatacTGCGGTCATTggaattaaacattaaaattaaaataatagttgAAAGACTCTACAAAGAAACacataatattttaatcatatagttttgttaaaattaattaattgtgtcAAATAATAGTTATTGATTTGTGACGTGAAGTTGCTGTTGTTTCAATGAACGTCTTAACATTTTGACTAGTATTTAAAAATTGGTAACTATCGACAATTTgacttaaaatacatatttcaaacataaagtaaaaaaacgaACAAATAGTCATTAATTTCATAAGTCAATTAATTATAACgctgttaaatatttcaaagtcaAATTTAACAGCAATAACATAATCATGTAAATAACGACCTGCATAATATCACAGACCTCATTTGTAACGTTTGTTTTGTATCAAATTCGCAAGacgttaataatattaaaaaaaataaagtgaaaaagaTGGCCTTAATCTTCATCTTtaggaataaatttaaaaaaaaatgtaatacagTGCAGAAATACGATCAATCAATGTCGATCCAGCCCCTTTTCAAGTACTCATCGATGATACCGCACAACCTTTCTCTGTATATTAATTGCTGATTAGCTCCGTTCGAGTTCAAAAAGTCGTATGTGCCAGTCTTGGTATCCAGAACAATCATAGGCAAAAGAATAATGGCATTAACAAGTCCGTATAACTTATATTGCAAGAACTGATTTAAGAACTTTTCATACGTGAACGCGTTCACATATGGGTCTTTGGAAGGCAAGCACTGTCTCATATGCTCGCCTAGCTTTGAATGGTAAAACTCGATGATCTTATCAAAGTTCTCAGTCCTCACTGAGGGCTCTACGCTCAAGAAGATGAAGTACAACAAGTCCTTACACACGGAGCCGGGACGAGTGCCTTGGAAGTCCAAGAATTTGGCATCAATCGGTGTACTGGTTTCGTTGTCGTACAAAAACATTATGTTGTTACCCCAGAGATCACCGTGAACAAAAACGACGCTGTCTTCCTCTGGACACATTTCAAATTGTACGATTGCCTTATCTTCCTTCTCGATGAAATCCCTAAGGACCTTGAAAACGCTTTCGTACGCAtcttctggatatttgtgagcTTTCACCAAATCTATGGCGTCTAAGATGGATTTTCTGATGTACGGTGCCATACTTATAGCGTTTTCCGAGGAAGACCAGGGATGGTTGTAATAAAACATTAGTTTTTCGAATTCGGGCCTGTTTTTGTATCGGTATGCAAAGGAAGCTGCGTGAAATTGGGCCAGTttctgaaaattaattatttggtgttaaattaagttcaatCAAATAGACAAtagcaaatattttatataaatgcacTATTCATTTCTAACTGAacgtcgatatacatacatagtataaaagAAAACACTGgatatattaatgtattatataagtataataattatttattataaaaattaaataaaagactTCTGAATAGAATATAGCCTTGAATACATAGGGCGCCAGTTCAAGATCGTAATGTGGCGCTAGTCAAGGCTTCCAGgtgttttaaacattttataaaataatcgaGGTAAAATTTCTCACTGATTTACACTGAGCATCAAAAAATCACGTATTTTACTTATCAGGACGTAGACTAATCAATTATCACTAAGTTTGACtcattaaatttgaatacgacaatgatttttgttggttttttctagattttaaaacTGAAcgcctaaatacatacatgaagtatttagctcaaaatctagtattgctgtgccaaaagtgagtattggaatcaataatcaaatttttttctattaattctgattttttattccattaaaatatgtataatcaattatctagtgaatttttaaagtcaaaaatatatttttttaaacatttggtACAAAAACAGTGAgataaagactgcaaaagccttttttttttttaaaacgcacattttttaaaatgctcatatctcataaatcaGAGCAAACCAGCAAAAATtgttatcatattcgaattaagtgggtcaaactttgtaaagattgattagtctccacttcgggaatttttttgttgctcagtgtaatcaaccATCGAAATTACTATAACCAGTCCCGTATCACTTCAAATGTTTAATATGTAATAAGATAATTTTCCTAAATAATATAGTATCTCTAAAGATATAAGCATTGCTTTTACTATTCACCCTCATACTTCAAAATAGTAATTcggtgtaatttttaatttttgagaaaaccAAACTTATCACACGACGGATTTTAGTTGTGGATAGTTCCAATCTAGGCATATAATAACTGTTTATGATCAATCATGTAATTTACATTGCCGAAAATTTTGCATACGTTTGCTTTAATGTTTTCACCTCTCAAAGGCATATTTAAAAATCCGACGTTTAaatagaaacaaataaaaaaaaattaaatacttggTAGAGGCGGCATAGCCAATGAACCCAATGGgcttgttaataataataacaaaataaaatagaataaaaaaaaaacagagaaaacaaaataaaccgaaaattacactgttcgacacgaaaaatggttcagatacgagatatgacttttttttatagatctatgcccagtaaacacgaatctggtaataaatgttgattggctcgagattcagagatatatgtgttttgtgaatttttgttattaatccacaagaatagtcgaaatatgattttccaagtggaattttattaaattatcatataaagataatttaatatattatccctattaattcaattcagattcgtgtaaatactagtacgagctttttgctcgcaattttaccgatttaaaattcagcacactttcaattaacccttttaaacgaaaaaaaatagtgtggccagaacactatcctaataaacatgtttcaatagaaaaatctcaatatacaatattattaacagtgggaaaaaatcccaagtgaaaa from Arctopsyche grandis isolate Sample6627 chromosome 9, ASM5162203v2, whole genome shotgun sequence carries:
- the LOC143916614 gene encoding uncharacterized protein LOC143916614 encodes the protein MPERLDLDVETGVYKLNDRHLLTRLLKKDTNDPNIKIENVEISKASKSGDNYMSQIQRVKIAAVSSDGTLVNKFFIMKVEDQADEKKSLLNTDKVWANEEFVYDSIIPRLEELSNSSIASPKYYYGDDKMILLEDLDESGHRMGDRAKGLNLDHTLLVMDKLAQFHAASFAYRYKNRPEFEKLMFYYNHPWSSSENAISMAPYIRKSILDAIDLVKAHKYPEDAYESVFKVLRDFIEKEDKAIVQFEMCPEEDSVVFVHGDLWGNNIMFLYDNETSTPIDAKFLDFQGTRPGSVCKDLLYFIFLSVEPSVRTENFDKIIEFYHSKLGEHMRQCLPSKDPYVNAFTYEKFLNQFLQYKLYGLVNAIILLPMIVLDTKTGTYDFLNSNGANQQLIYRERLCGIIDEYLKRGWIDID